One genomic segment of Actinoplanes ianthinogenes includes these proteins:
- a CDS encoding SCP2 sterol-binding domain-containing protein — protein sequence MTEFNLESLSSIGPKEFAQLVKSTPDSKIGEIMASDSRGKILDEVFNRMPTLFRAEKAGDAQAVIHWIITGPNGASNTYETVIENGACTVTNEPVRDPKLAMTMDAVTFLKVVAGDGNPMMLFMTGKIKAKGDLALAASIAKLFDIPKA from the coding sequence ATGACTGAATTCAACCTTGAGTCGCTCTCCTCGATCGGCCCGAAGGAGTTCGCTCAGCTCGTCAAGTCCACCCCGGACTCCAAGATCGGCGAGATCATGGCGTCGGACTCGCGGGGCAAGATCCTCGACGAGGTCTTCAACCGGATGCCCACGCTGTTCCGCGCGGAGAAGGCGGGCGACGCCCAGGCCGTCATCCACTGGATCATCACCGGTCCGAACGGCGCGTCGAACACCTACGAGACCGTGATCGAGAACGGCGCCTGCACCGTCACCAACGAGCCGGTCCGCGACCCGAAGCTGGCCATGACCATGGACGCGGTCACGTTCCTCAAGGTCGTCGCCGGCGACGGCAACCCGATGATGCTGTTCATGACCGGCAAGATCAAGGCGAAGGGTGACCTGGCCCTGGCCGCCAGCATCGCCAAGCTGTTCGACATCCCCAAGGCCTGA
- a CDS encoding winged helix-turn-helix domain-containing protein: MPLGDASLRALAHPVRLRIMSLLTGAELTAADVARELGITHANASYHLRNLLAGGLIVVAGEQKIRGGLAKRYRYDPARRFTPEQAGLFYPAAADELTRRAHTRRGGGVGVLGDAEVWVDPAVWQDVRDRIAAALHDLHAAARPPGSPGAIRTSTTVALFEMDDEQ, encoded by the coding sequence ATGCCTTTGGGGGATGCCTCGCTGCGGGCACTGGCCCATCCGGTCCGGCTGCGGATCATGTCGCTGCTCACCGGCGCCGAGCTGACCGCCGCCGACGTCGCGCGCGAGCTCGGCATCACCCACGCCAACGCCAGCTACCACCTGCGTAACCTGCTGGCCGGCGGCCTGATCGTGGTGGCCGGCGAGCAGAAGATCCGCGGCGGCCTGGCGAAGCGATACCGCTACGACCCGGCGCGGCGCTTCACGCCGGAGCAGGCCGGGCTCTTCTATCCGGCCGCCGCCGACGAGCTGACCCGGCGCGCGCACACCCGGCGCGGTGGCGGGGTCGGCGTGCTGGGCGACGCCGAGGTCTGGGTCGACCCGGCGGTCTGGCAGGACGTGCGCGACCGGATCGCCGCCGCGCTGCACGACCTGCATGCCGCCGCCCGCCCGCCGGGCAGCCCCGGCGCCATCCGGACCAGCACCACGGTGGCGCTCTTCGAGATGGACGACGAGCAGTGA
- a CDS encoding MFS transporter, translating to MRVPAPLRRPAFRWLLAGRAVDAFGNAFATFALTFAVLDLTGRAGDAGLVVGVRTLLNVVFLLFGGVLADRLPKNLLMVGANLIAALTQAAVAALVLTGSATVPLLVVLSAVNGAVAAVAMPASSALVPRTVAEDERQQANALNRLSLSGAMIIGAPLGGVLVAVVGPGWAIAVDGGTFLISALCFALIRLPAPRDDQPPPDRVGVLHELRTGWTEFRSHTWLWVVVAGACVMNMAWSGATHILGPAVAAQTIGRSAWGLVLAAQTAGMIAGGLLAMRLRLRRFLRYGVISLAVMAGPLIVLGLHPHLVALAGAGFLAGVALEIFSVGWETTMQEHIPADRLARVYSYDMVGSFLAVPIGEMAVGPVADRFGAQPTLLGAAAVLLLAVAGMLSSRDVRTRRHRLPRAEPGHMEESVP from the coding sequence GTGAGGGTCCCGGCGCCGCTGCGCCGCCCGGCCTTCCGGTGGCTCCTGGCCGGCCGGGCGGTGGACGCCTTCGGCAACGCGTTCGCGACCTTCGCGCTGACCTTCGCGGTCCTCGACCTGACCGGCCGGGCCGGTGACGCCGGTCTGGTGGTCGGCGTGCGCACCCTGCTCAACGTGGTGTTCCTGCTCTTCGGCGGGGTCCTCGCCGACCGCCTGCCGAAAAATCTGCTGATGGTCGGCGCGAACCTGATCGCGGCGCTCACCCAGGCCGCGGTCGCCGCGCTGGTGCTCACCGGATCGGCGACCGTCCCCCTGCTGGTCGTCCTCTCCGCGGTGAACGGCGCGGTGGCCGCGGTGGCGATGCCGGCCAGCTCGGCTCTGGTGCCGCGGACCGTGGCCGAGGACGAGCGGCAGCAGGCCAACGCGCTGAACCGGCTGTCGCTGAGCGGCGCGATGATCATCGGTGCTCCGCTGGGCGGCGTGCTGGTCGCGGTGGTCGGCCCGGGCTGGGCGATCGCGGTCGACGGCGGCACGTTCCTGATCTCCGCGCTCTGCTTCGCCCTGATCCGGCTGCCGGCTCCGCGCGACGACCAGCCGCCGCCGGACCGCGTCGGCGTGCTGCACGAGCTGCGCACCGGCTGGACCGAGTTCCGCTCGCACACCTGGCTCTGGGTGGTGGTCGCCGGCGCCTGCGTGATGAACATGGCCTGGTCGGGCGCCACTCACATCCTCGGTCCCGCGGTCGCCGCGCAGACCATCGGCCGCTCGGCCTGGGGCCTGGTGCTGGCCGCCCAGACCGCCGGGATGATCGCCGGGGGCCTGCTCGCGATGCGCCTGCGGCTGCGGCGCTTTCTCCGGTACGGCGTGATCTCCCTCGCCGTGATGGCGGGCCCGCTGATCGTTCTCGGACTGCATCCGCATCTCGTCGCGCTCGCCGGAGCGGGCTTCCTGGCCGGTGTCGCGCTGGAGATCTTCAGCGTCGGCTGGGAGACCACGATGCAGGAACACATCCCGGCCGACCGGCTGGCCCGCGTCTACTCCTACGACATGGTCGGCTCGTTCCTGGCGGTGCCGATCGGGGAGATGGCGGTCGGCCCGGTCGCCGACCGGTTCGGGGCGCAACCGACCCTGCTCGGCGCGGCCGCGGTGCTGCTGCTCGCCGTGGCCGGGATGCTGAGCAGCCGAGACGTCCGCACCCGGCGCCACCGGCTGCCGAGGGCGGAACCCGGGCACATGGAAGAATCGGTGCCGTGA
- the purB gene encoding adenylosuccinate lyase, which produces MTIPNVLASRYASADLVTLWSPEEKIRMERRLWLAVLKAQRDLGVAVPEGAVEAYESVLDQVDLASIAARERVTRHDVKARIEEFSELAGFEQIHKGMTSRDLTENVEQLQIRASLELVRDRVVATLARLAALAVEHSDLVLTGRSHNVAAQATTLGKRFASSTEELLIAYERLEDLLGRYPLRGIKGPVGTAADQLDLLDGSYSSFEQLEAKVAEHLGFTRVLSSVGQVYPRSLDFDVVSALAQVVAGPSSLATTIRLMVGQELVTEGFKPGQVGSSAMPHKMNTRSSERVNGLAVIVRGYLSMVGELAGDQWNEGDVSCSVVRRVALPDAFFATDGLFQTFLTVLDEFGAYPAVIARELDRFLPFLATTKILVAAVRKGVGREVAHEVIKEHAVAVALAMREKGVAVNDLFDRLADDGRLQLSRAEIDTLVADRAAFVGAAPAQVRAVADRVAAIVERHPAAAGYSPAPIL; this is translated from the coding sequence GTGACCATCCCGAACGTGCTTGCCAGCCGCTATGCCTCCGCCGACCTCGTCACCCTCTGGTCGCCGGAGGAGAAGATCCGGATGGAGCGCCGGCTCTGGCTGGCCGTCCTGAAGGCCCAGCGTGACCTCGGTGTCGCGGTGCCCGAGGGCGCCGTCGAGGCGTACGAGTCCGTCCTCGACCAGGTCGACCTGGCGTCCATCGCGGCCCGCGAGCGGGTCACCCGGCACGACGTCAAGGCGCGCATCGAGGAGTTCTCGGAGCTGGCCGGCTTCGAGCAGATCCACAAGGGAATGACCTCGCGCGACCTCACCGAGAACGTGGAGCAGCTCCAGATCCGGGCGTCGCTGGAGCTGGTCCGGGACCGGGTGGTGGCCACCCTGGCCCGGCTCGCCGCGCTCGCCGTCGAGCACTCCGACCTGGTGCTGACCGGGCGCTCGCACAACGTGGCGGCGCAGGCCACCACGCTGGGCAAGCGGTTCGCGTCGTCGACCGAGGAGCTGCTGATCGCGTACGAGCGGCTGGAGGACCTGCTCGGGCGGTACCCGCTGCGCGGCATCAAGGGCCCGGTCGGCACCGCCGCCGACCAGCTCGACCTGCTCGACGGGTCGTATTCGTCGTTCGAGCAGCTCGAGGCCAAGGTCGCCGAGCACCTCGGTTTCACCCGGGTGCTGAGCAGCGTCGGCCAGGTCTACCCGCGCTCGCTCGACTTCGACGTGGTCTCCGCGCTGGCCCAGGTCGTCGCCGGGCCGTCCTCGCTGGCCACCACGATCCGCCTGATGGTCGGCCAGGAGCTGGTCACCGAGGGCTTCAAGCCGGGCCAGGTCGGCTCGTCGGCGATGCCGCACAAGATGAACACCCGCTCGTCGGAGCGGGTCAACGGCCTCGCCGTGATCGTCCGGGGTTACCTGTCGATGGTCGGCGAACTGGCCGGCGACCAGTGGAACGAGGGCGACGTCTCCTGCTCGGTGGTCCGCCGGGTGGCCCTGCCGGACGCGTTCTTCGCCACCGACGGGCTGTTCCAGACCTTCCTCACCGTGCTCGACGAGTTCGGGGCGTACCCCGCGGTGATCGCCCGCGAGCTGGACCGGTTCCTGCCGTTCCTGGCCACCACCAAGATTCTGGTGGCCGCGGTGCGCAAGGGCGTGGGCCGCGAGGTCGCGCACGAGGTGATCAAGGAGCACGCGGTTGCCGTGGCGCTCGCCATGCGGGAGAAGGGCGTGGCGGTCAACGACCTCTTCGACCGGCTCGCCGACGACGGCCGGCTCCAGCTGTCCCGGGCCGAGATCGACACGCTGGTCGCCGACCGGGCCGCGTTCGTCGGCGCCGCGCCGGCTCAGGTGCGCGCGGTCGCCGACCGGGTCGCCGCGATCGTGGAGCGGCACCCCGCGGCGGCCGGTTACTCCCCCGCGCCCATCCTTTGA
- the purS gene encoding phosphoribosylformylglycinamidine synthase subunit PurS, protein MARVVVDVMLKPEILDPQGQAVANALPRLGVTDVSSVRIGRRIEIEFDGEPDLDRAREIADKLLANPVIEDYQVRVEAAAEVA, encoded by the coding sequence GTGGCTCGCGTCGTGGTCGACGTCATGCTCAAGCCGGAGATCCTGGATCCGCAGGGTCAGGCGGTGGCCAATGCCCTGCCCCGGCTCGGCGTCACCGATGTCTCCTCTGTTCGCATCGGCCGTCGGATCGAGATCGAATTCGATGGCGAACCCGACCTGGATCGGGCTCGCGAGATCGCCGACAAGCTGCTCGCCAACCCGGTGATCGAGGACTACCAGGTCCGGGTCGAGGCTGCGGCGGAGGTCGCCTGA
- the purQ gene encoding phosphoribosylformylglycinamidine synthase subunit PurQ has protein sequence MTMRIGVVTFPGSLDDGDAARAARLAGAEAVRLWHGDPDLHGVDAVVLPGGFSYGDYLRCGAIARFAPVMETIVDAARGGLPVLGICNGFQVLCEAHLLPGALTRNQHLHFRNRDQWLKVEATNTAWTNGFTPGQEILIPVKNGEGCFVADPATLDKLEAEGRVIARYINGNPNGSQRDIAGITNEAGNVVGIMPHPEHAVEALTGPSLDGLGFFTSVLRSLAGSSAGGSQAGGQQ, from the coding sequence CTGACCATGCGGATCGGTGTGGTCACCTTCCCCGGATCACTGGACGACGGGGACGCCGCCCGCGCCGCCCGGCTTGCCGGCGCCGAGGCGGTTCGTCTCTGGCACGGCGACCCGGATCTGCACGGGGTGGACGCCGTGGTCCTGCCCGGCGGCTTCTCGTACGGCGACTATCTGCGCTGCGGCGCCATCGCGCGATTCGCTCCGGTGATGGAGACGATCGTCGACGCGGCCCGTGGCGGCCTGCCCGTGCTGGGCATCTGCAACGGTTTCCAGGTCCTCTGCGAGGCGCACCTGCTGCCCGGCGCGCTGACCCGGAACCAGCACCTGCACTTCCGTAACCGGGACCAGTGGCTCAAGGTCGAGGCGACGAACACCGCCTGGACCAACGGCTTCACGCCCGGCCAGGAGATTCTCATCCCGGTGAAGAACGGCGAGGGCTGCTTCGTCGCCGACCCGGCCACGCTGGACAAGCTCGAGGCCGAGGGCCGGGTGATCGCCCGGTACATCAACGGCAACCCGAACGGTTCGCAGCGCGACATCGCCGGGATCACCAACGAGGCCGGCAACGTCGTCGGCATCATGCCGCACCCGGAACACGCCGTGGAGGCGCTGACCGGACCGTCGCTCGACGGCCTCGGCTTCTTCACCTCCGTCCTGCGGTCCCTGGCGGGGTCGTCCGCGGGTGGTTCGCAAGCAGGGGGACAGCAGTGA
- the purL gene encoding phosphoribosylformylglycinamidine synthase subunit PurL has translation MSETAFAATDVLAEGFADGPDTVQRAQESSDDLQPYADLGLKDDEYAKIKDILGRRPTASELAMYSIMWSEHCSYKSSKVHLREFVAKVPKNTRMLAGIGENAGVVQVSDDLAVTFKVESHNHPSYVEPYQGAATGVGGIVRDILAMGARPIAVMDPLRFGAADHPDTARVLPGVVAGIGGYGNCLGLPNIGGEIVFDPCYQGNPLVNALSIGVLPVERLQKKEATGTGNIVVLLGARTGRDGIGGVSVLASATFDEEAEQRRPSVQVGDPFMEKLLIESCLELYDAGLVTGIQDLGGAGLTCALTETAAAAGTGMRVWLERVPLREASMSPTEILASESQERMLLIVTPENLDAVLKVAEKWGVWATAIGEVTPRAEDGTPGRLVITWNDHVVVDVPPGSLADDGPVYERPLREPSDLILLQADRAETLPRPSTGDELRETVLRMAASPNLCDKTWVTEQYDRYVLGNTVLAQPEDSGVLRLDEETNLGVALSVDGNGRFARLDPYEGAKLALAEAYRNVAVTGAEPIAVTDCLNFGSPEDPAVMWQFARAVQGLADGCQQLGTPVTGGNVSFYNQTGAAAIHPTPVVGVMGLFDDVTRRIPMGFKAAGELLFLLGETRAELSGSEWAWVTHGHLGGRPPKVDLAAEQTLGKLMARVSKTGLVSAAHDLSDGGLAQVLVESCLRYNTGATVTVESAFVDLFSESAGRALVAVPRGHEKAFVALAAELGVPCAKIGVTTDAAALEVTGQFSIPLDELRTAFSGTLPKLFGEPAPAASDEVRSVTLELGPIES, from the coding sequence ATCTCGGAGACCGCCTTCGCTGCGACCGACGTTCTGGCCGAGGGGTTCGCCGACGGGCCGGACACCGTGCAGAGGGCGCAGGAGTCCTCGGACGACCTGCAGCCCTACGCCGACCTGGGCCTCAAGGACGACGAGTACGCGAAGATCAAGGACATCCTCGGCCGCCGGCCGACCGCGTCCGAGCTCGCGATGTACTCGATCATGTGGAGTGAGCACTGCTCGTACAAGTCGAGCAAGGTGCACCTGCGCGAGTTCGTCGCCAAGGTTCCGAAAAACACCCGCATGCTGGCCGGCATCGGCGAGAACGCGGGTGTGGTCCAGGTCTCCGACGACCTGGCGGTCACCTTCAAGGTCGAGTCGCACAACCACCCCAGCTACGTCGAGCCCTACCAGGGCGCGGCCACCGGTGTCGGCGGCATCGTCCGGGACATCCTGGCGATGGGCGCCCGCCCGATCGCGGTGATGGACCCGCTGCGCTTCGGCGCGGCCGACCACCCGGACACCGCCCGGGTGCTGCCCGGCGTGGTCGCCGGCATCGGCGGCTACGGCAACTGCCTGGGCCTGCCGAACATCGGCGGCGAGATCGTCTTCGACCCGTGCTACCAGGGCAACCCGCTGGTCAACGCGCTGTCGATCGGCGTCCTGCCGGTCGAGCGGCTGCAAAAGAAGGAAGCCACCGGCACCGGCAACATCGTGGTGCTGCTCGGCGCCCGGACCGGCCGGGACGGCATCGGCGGGGTCTCGGTGCTGGCGTCCGCCACCTTCGACGAGGAGGCCGAGCAGCGCCGCCCGTCGGTGCAGGTCGGCGACCCGTTCATGGAGAAACTGCTGATCGAGAGCTGCCTCGAGCTCTACGACGCCGGCCTGGTCACCGGCATCCAGGACCTCGGCGGCGCCGGCCTCACCTGCGCGCTCACCGAGACCGCCGCGGCGGCCGGCACCGGCATGCGGGTCTGGCTGGAGCGGGTCCCGCTGCGCGAGGCCTCGATGTCGCCGACCGAGATCCTGGCCAGCGAGTCGCAGGAGCGCATGCTCCTGATCGTCACCCCGGAGAACCTCGACGCGGTCCTCAAGGTCGCGGAGAAGTGGGGCGTCTGGGCCACCGCGATCGGCGAGGTCACCCCGCGGGCCGAGGACGGCACCCCGGGCCGCCTGGTGATCACCTGGAACGACCACGTCGTGGTGGACGTGCCCCCGGGCTCGCTCGCCGACGACGGTCCGGTCTACGAGCGGCCGCTGCGTGAGCCGTCCGACCTGATCCTGCTCCAGGCCGACCGGGCCGAGACGCTGCCGCGTCCGTCGACCGGTGACGAGCTGCGCGAGACGGTGCTGCGGATGGCCGCCTCGCCGAACCTGTGCGACAAGACCTGGGTGACCGAGCAGTACGACCGGTACGTGCTCGGCAACACCGTGCTGGCCCAGCCGGAGGACTCCGGCGTGCTGCGGCTCGACGAGGAGACGAACCTCGGCGTGGCGCTGTCGGTGGACGGCAACGGGCGGTTCGCGCGGCTCGACCCCTACGAGGGGGCGAAACTGGCGCTGGCCGAGGCGTACCGGAACGTCGCCGTCACCGGCGCCGAGCCGATCGCCGTCACCGACTGCCTGAACTTCGGCTCGCCCGAGGACCCGGCCGTGATGTGGCAGTTCGCGCGGGCCGTGCAGGGTCTGGCGGACGGCTGCCAGCAGCTGGGCACCCCGGTGACCGGCGGCAACGTCAGCTTCTACAACCAGACCGGTGCCGCGGCGATCCACCCCACCCCGGTGGTCGGCGTGATGGGCCTGTTCGACGACGTCACCCGGCGCATCCCGATGGGCTTCAAGGCCGCCGGCGAACTGCTCTTCCTGCTCGGCGAGACCCGGGCCGAGCTGTCCGGCTCGGAGTGGGCCTGGGTGACCCACGGCCACCTCGGCGGCCGGCCGCCCAAGGTCGACCTGGCGGCCGAGCAGACCCTCGGCAAGCTGATGGCGCGGGTCTCGAAGACCGGGCTGGTCAGCGCGGCGCACGACCTCTCCGACGGTGGCCTGGCGCAGGTCCTGGTGGAGAGCTGCCTGCGCTACAACACCGGCGCGACGGTGACCGTCGAGTCGGCGTTCGTGGACCTGTTCAGCGAGTCGGCGGGGCGTGCCCTGGTGGCCGTGCCGCGGGGCCACGAGAAGGCGTTCGTGGCGCTCGCCGCCGAGCTGGGCGTCCCGTGCGCCAAGATCGGTGTCACCACCGACGCCGCGGCGCTGGAGGTGACCGGGCAGTTCTCGATCCCGCTGGACGAGCTGCGGACCGCGTTCTCCGGCACCCTGCCGAAACTGTTCGGTGAGCCGGCCCCGGCGGCGTCCGACGAGGTTCGCTCGGTGACGCTGGAGCTCGGACCGATCGAGTCCTGA
- a CDS encoding carboxypeptidase-like regulatory domain-containing protein, with translation MTTHLRDRAVQAGAFLALVVGLVAGVQTAALAASPTVDLPGSLSGDSGATVTVQYTVGNPGDSNGGNENQGKALVIVTSNASGCNDCGISNDQLAPGETASHTVHITLPTVDAGQTKSVSLQVSAAIAGSDPTSKSVSITVKGPEAPQTVRQVSGKVRAVDGTRLPGATVAMKDSQGHTYQATSDADGQFAFTSSDAQPISPGSITVGASLGGYKVAQTTVNGKANKSVTATITLKPAASASASASASPSASTSATPADEATEDEVPTTDPNANAAAAGTANTANASEDGGVSWMLLVVGGLLVAAGIGAMVLVMMRRKNARNDDDADGGAGFGGGPTGSPVGPGRYGADATRVAAPVGAARGNDATMVAGAGMGAGGLSDAPTMIHRAPVEDEFPDPYGAPMPPQGGFVGGGAGNSQWDDNQGGYGGEYGGGQYGAQAGGYDNGQQRYDEHTSMYQPEQQSPQRYDEHTNLYQPNNGGYDDGYGGGYGEQGGWDNGNQAGTYGGGYDQAGNYGGQGGYDQGHGGYDQGQGGYDQGGYGAQGGYGQQGQPPQGQGGYGNQGGYEQRGGSYGQDPNRRGNRDWDE, from the coding sequence GTGACGACGCACCTACGAGACCGAGCGGTCCAGGCCGGTGCGTTCCTGGCGCTGGTCGTCGGCCTGGTGGCCGGTGTGCAGACAGCCGCGTTGGCTGCCTCGCCCACCGTGGACCTACCCGGGTCGTTGAGCGGTGACTCCGGAGCTACTGTAACCGTGCAATACACGGTTGGTAACCCTGGGGACTCGAACGGCGGCAACGAGAACCAGGGCAAAGCCCTCGTGATCGTCACGTCGAATGCCTCGGGCTGCAACGACTGCGGCATCTCGAACGATCAGCTGGCGCCCGGCGAGACGGCGTCGCACACCGTGCACATCACCCTGCCGACCGTGGACGCGGGCCAGACCAAGTCGGTCAGCCTTCAGGTCAGCGCGGCGATCGCCGGTTCCGACCCGACCTCGAAGTCGGTGTCCATCACGGTCAAGGGACCGGAGGCGCCGCAGACCGTCCGGCAGGTGTCCGGCAAGGTCCGCGCCGTCGACGGCACCCGGCTCCCCGGCGCCACCGTCGCGATGAAGGACAGCCAGGGCCACACCTACCAGGCGACCTCGGACGCGGACGGCCAGTTCGCCTTCACCTCGTCGGACGCCCAGCCGATCTCGCCGGGCTCGATCACCGTGGGCGCGTCCCTGGGCGGTTACAAGGTCGCCCAGACCACGGTCAACGGCAAGGCCAACAAGAGCGTCACGGCCACCATCACCCTGAAGCCGGCGGCCAGCGCGTCGGCGTCGGCGAGCGCGTCACCGAGCGCCTCGACCAGCGCGACGCCGGCCGACGAGGCCACCGAGGACGAGGTGCCCACCACCGACCCGAACGCCAACGCGGCGGCCGCCGGCACGGCGAACACCGCGAACGCCTCCGAGGACGGCGGCGTCTCCTGGATGCTGCTCGTCGTCGGCGGTCTGCTGGTCGCCGCCGGCATCGGCGCGATGGTGCTGGTCATGATGCGCCGCAAGAACGCGCGGAACGACGACGACGCGGACGGCGGCGCCGGCTTCGGCGGCGGTCCGACCGGCAGCCCCGTGGGCCCCGGCCGGTACGGCGCGGACGCCACCCGGGTGGCCGCTCCGGTCGGCGCCGCGCGTGGCAACGACGCGACCATGGTGGCCGGCGCCGGGATGGGCGCCGGCGGCCTGAGCGACGCCCCCACGATGATCCACCGGGCCCCGGTCGAGGACGAGTTCCCCGACCCGTACGGCGCTCCGATGCCTCCGCAGGGCGGCTTCGTCGGCGGCGGCGCGGGCAACAGCCAGTGGGACGACAACCAGGGCGGTTACGGCGGCGAGTACGGCGGTGGCCAGTACGGCGCGCAGGCCGGCGGTTACGACAACGGCCAGCAGCGCTACGACGAGCACACCAGCATGTACCAGCCGGAGCAGCAGTCCCCGCAGCGCTACGACGAGCACACCAACCTCTACCAGCCGAACAACGGCGGGTACGACGACGGTTACGGTGGTGGCTACGGCGAGCAGGGTGGCTGGGACAACGGCAACCAGGCCGGCACCTACGGCGGTGGCTACGACCAGGCCGGCAACTACGGCGGCCAGGGTGGTTACGACCAGGGTCACGGTGGCTACGACCAGGGCCAGGGCGGCTACGACCAGGGTGGGTACGGCGCCCAGGGTGGCTACGGTCAGCAGGGCCAGCCGCCGCAGGGCCAGGGTGGCTACGGCAACCAGGGCGGCTACGAGCAGCGCGGTGGGTCGTACGGTCAGGACCCGAACCGGCGCGGCAACCGCGACTGGGACGAGTGA
- a CDS encoding sterol carrier family protein encodes MSPAHNNSESVSVALDALDRGDEPDRPTLRDAVRALLTELSRRAPGRSVEVRIPPFGAIQCVPGPRHTRGTPPNVVETDPMTWLLLATGRLDWAEALRDGRLRASGIRTDLTEYLPLTPE; translated from the coding sequence ATGTCGCCTGCGCACAATAATTCCGAGTCGGTGTCCGTGGCGTTGGACGCGCTGGACCGAGGTGATGAACCTGACCGTCCGACCCTGCGTGACGCGGTCCGTGCCCTGCTGACCGAGTTGTCCCGCCGCGCTCCTGGCCGTTCGGTGGAGGTGCGAATTCCGCCTTTCGGTGCGATTCAGTGCGTGCCCGGTCCGCGCCACACTCGCGGCACACCGCCCAATGTGGTGGAAACCGATCCGATGACCTGGCTGCTCCTGGCCACCGGACGCCTCGACTGGGCCGAGGCGCTCCGTGACGGTCGTCTCCGGGCCAGTGGGATTCGCACCGATCTCACCGAGTACCTGCCGCTCACCCCGGAATGA